A single Pan troglodytes isolate AG18354 chromosome X, NHGRI_mPanTro3-v2.0_pri, whole genome shotgun sequence DNA region contains:
- the LOC107970930 gene encoding large ribosomal subunit protein eL37-like, giving the protein MITYTENPKKSTKKLLEVIKSRSEVTKGTSSFGKPHIKTHTLRCCYSSNTCHFQKSMCGKCRYPPKHKIKYNWSAKAKRRNTTGIGVTSYLKIVHHEFRHGLCEGITHKPKGAAVAASSSF; this is encoded by the exons ATGATCACCTACACAGAAAATCCCAAGAAATCTACCAAAAAACTCCTAGAAGTAATAA aaagtagaagtGAGGTGACGAAGGGAACGTCATCATTTGGAAAGCCTCACATTAAGACGCACACATTGCGCTGCTGCTACAGCTCTAATACCTGCCACTTTCAGAAGTCAATGTGTGGCAAATGTCGTTACCCTCCCAAGcataaaataaagtataactGGAGTGCTAAGGCTAAAAGACGAAATACCACCGGGATTGGTGTTACTAGTTACCTAAAAATTGTACACCATGAATTCAGGCATGGACTCTGTGAAGGAATAACACATAAACCCAAAGGGGCAGCTGTAGCAGCATCCAGTTCCTTTTAA